In the Malus domestica chromosome 16, GDT2T_hap1 genome, one interval contains:
- the LOC139193141 gene encoding uncharacterized protein, whose amino-acid sequence MFCCYHEYNGYDSEKCITLHDHIEALACEGKIDQFLFHPPRDNRNQRQVNMIYSISSGTTLSKSSNRAMKNSERTLRSGYQVFHVEDIRGGKYQKPNWDLICFYPEEERGIIYLHNDPMIMEAHIANFDVRQIIADTGVSINIMFTEAFRAPNVVEHLLDPLLTPLISFSGDIVQPLRSIHLPFTIGTGSYTATITTNFLVVDCLTAYNVIFGCTGINHLKVMVSTHMLLMKFPTPSGNGYIRGDQLSARLCYNTSVKQQRLPVPNETFFIHGQVIKTNPD is encoded by the coding sequence atgttttgctgctaccacgagtataatggctATGAtagcgagaagtgtatcaccctccatgaccatattgaagctttggcatgtgaagggaaaattgatcaattcctttttcaccctccaagggataaccgtaaccaacgccaagtgaacATGATATATTCTATCAGCAGTGGCACAACcctatctaaatcttccaacagggccatgaaaaacagtgaacgaactttgaggtCTGGCTACcaagtgtttcatgtggaagacattaggggaggcaagtatcaaaagcctaactgggatctgatatgtttctaccctgaagAGGAACGAGGCATCATCTACCTTCACAACGACCCAATGATcatggaggctcacatagccaactttgatgtgcGACAGATCATTGCAGACACTGGTGTTTCCATCAATATCATGTTcaccgaagctttcagggcacctAATGTAGTTGAACACTTGCTTGATCCTTTACTTACTCCCCTGATAAGCTTTtctggtgatatcgtgcaacctttgaggagcatacacttaccattcaccattggtacaggctcttacacagctactattaccactaattTCCTTGTGGTCGACTGCCTGACGGcgtacaatgtcatctttgggtgCACAGGCATCAATCATCTTAAGGTCATGGTATCTACACATATGTTGTTAATGAAGTTTCCCACACCTtctggcaatggttacatcagaggagatcaacttagtgcacgattatgctacaacacttcagtcaagCAACAACGCTTGCCTGTGCCTAATGAAACCTTCTTTATACATggccaagtcataaagaccaatCCGGATTGA